The genome window ggacctcgggcagTTTTTCCTTCCATCTTCCTTTGGAGTCGGCTAACCTCTTTTTAAGGctctggagtatggttttgttggtagattcatcttgtccattcccactagggtgttAGGGTGTTGATAAGATTCTTTTAATTTTATGGTCTTTAaggaatttggttactttgcttccgatgaattGTTTACCATTATCGCATAcaatctcggccggcattccgaatcggcatatgatgtggtcccaaatgaaatcgatgacttctttttctctgaccttCTCATATTTctgtgcttccacccatttagaaaaataatcagtcataaataaaataaattgagccttaccgggtgcccgtggaagggggccaacgatgcccatcccccatttcatgaagacAAATAAAGCAGTTGTCCGGctcgatgaatcatcggagcattcctttggcatttatcacatcttcACATGAATTCCcttgcatctttttccatgtcgaacCAGTAGTAACCGGCTCTGACTATTTTTCGAACCAGCGATTcagcgcccgaatgatttccacaggtaccttTGTGGATTTCTCTCAAAATGTACTCAGTATCCCCCGGCCCTAGGCATATTgctagtgggccatcgaatgttcttatGAATAGAGTTCCATCTTCGGACAGGCTAAATCGGGCTGCCTTTGTATATAGGGCCCTTgattcttttggatccgagggcagtttACCGGCCCTGAGATATTCCACgtacttattcctccagtcccaagttaggctcgttgagatGATCTCGATGTGGCCTTCTTCAGCCACCAATTTCATAAGATGTACGGCTTTACCTGAGTTGATTTCGTCACCTTCGACCGAAgatcccaagttagcgagggcatcgaccTCGTTGTTTTGATCccaaggtacatgttgcaaagtccattctttgaaccgatgtaatgccACCAGTAACTTGTCCaaatatctttgcattcgttcttctcttacctcgaatgtcccattaacttggtttaccacaaggagggagtcgcgcttggcttcgatcacctctgcccccaagctcttggctagttcaaggcctacaatcatagcctcatattcggcctcgttgttagtcagtTTCACAGTCTTAATggattgtctaattatattacctgtTGGTGGATTTAATATGATGCCAAGTCCAGACCCTTTTTGCGTTTGAGGCGCCGTCCGTGaatagggtccagattcccgaggaagtTCCAGAGTTAACCAGTaattctctttcgacctcgggtattagggccggtataaagtcggccacaaagtctgccaaaatttgagacttaatggcagtCCGAGGTCGGTACTCAATATTGTAATGATGATTATAAAATATTCATATATTATAtacttaaaaataaattattttaaataaaagatatatataatatgtcAATTCTATGTATTTTCTAATAGTATTTTGCAGGAAATAAAAATATCATGATAAAGCAAATAAAGGCATCATGGCAGAAGAAGCACGAGGCAACATGGCAGAAGAAGCATGAGGCAACATGGCACCTTATGGGATTTGATTTCTATAAATAGTATGTCATATTTCTGTTGAAGAAGAGGGAGATCATACGTGCCTAATTAGTAGCAACTTTTTCTCTAGCTTTGGTCTTTGCTTCTTTCTTTATCTATTTCACTTTCCTCTTGTagtttttgaattttctaagaGTGTTGATAGTATTTTAAGAATTTCTTTCTTTGTGAGATTTAAATACTCTATAATGGAGTAATCTCTTTTGTTGGGATAGTTGATGAAGCTCGATATCGTTATAATATTAATCTCAATTTTACTACATGCTTAACCTGAAATATTCTACTTATATTTCTATATTGTGCTAGAATATTAgctttaattaattattatcaCTTCTATCAATTTATTCTCCAACGTTAGTTGTGTGTCAATTTTGTATTTCTTACGAAGCAAAATTAATATATGATAACTATTGGGTAAAATAATAGATTGAGAGTAATTCTCATTAAGCTATCATTCCAAGTCTATAATATTGCTTACTTCCATTTTAATTCTCACGGAGGAGTTGTAGTTggcaagattattgatttttagtaAAAAGTAATCGCAAGAGGTTTTTTCTATCTATTAGCACAATTCAGGcaagaaaattattttattttaatcgtCACGAGTCATATATCAATTGATTTACATAACCTCACGGAGTATtattaattgattatttttagcgagaaaaatataattgtattagcAATAAACAGTTATTCCTAAGAGAAATACATGTAGAAGCTAAGATTTTATTATTATCACGTTATCGAGTGAATTCAATGATTCCCAACTCTTTTTAAATATAAATCTTCCGGAAGTTATTTTGTTTCAActtaagcaatttaaattttCAACAAATAAAATTTCATCAAtttgattctctcaaatagtagtaAGAATATTATAAGTTTGTAGATAGATTCTCCAATCTCTGTAGGACGATATCataaactatactagaatttgacagagtacgagtAGCAAAATCTTATACGTATTGGCCTCGTCAAAtttttggatatatatatatatatatatatatatatatatatatatatatatatatatatatatatatattatcggtattatatatatatattatcggtATTTCCTAAATTGCGCTTAACTATTACTTTTATTAATAATAACGTTTTTGGCTCAGTCATAGTTATAGTAATAGtactgttttatttttctttctcattATAACTACTACCAACTTTTTTTTATTAAATCCCTTAGTATATCTACTACAATTAAACTATTGTCAGTACTTTAttaaccaaaaaataaaatattggtGGCAATTTTAGATATATTTTATCGTTGTAATTTTAGATACTATCACGAGTATTAACACTATTACTTTGAATAGTATTATATTTTCTTGTCACGGTTTACTTGTTGCGTCATTTTTATATATCTATTTTATTGCAAGTGTGGTATAATATTACTATTAtctataaataataaaattatcgtACTAATACTTTTTGATTTGGCACCTATTTTGTTTATCATCTATGCAATCttctttattattgttattactattattattattaatattattattattattaatattattattattattattattattattattattattattattattattattgttgttgttgttgttgttgttgttgttgttgttgttgttgttgttgttgttgttgctgttgttgttgttattattattattattttaggaactaattttttttactttatgaATTTCAATTAGTTTATGATCCGCTCTTCTACAAAAGAGTTGGCAAGTTACGATCCTGAAATTGAAAGATCTCTTCGATTGCACAGGAAAGGGCAAATGTCTTCTCAAACAATAGCTTATGAAGGAATGGAGAATCAAGAAATAGAAAATATCAACCCACACGGAGTACCACCACCAGTCCAAATAGAGGATCAGTTTGATGAAGTGGCGCCAAGGCCAGCAAACAGAATCCTAAGGGATTATGCTAGACCAGACCACTTCAACTGTGAATCTAGTGTCAGGTACTGGAGATTCAAGTGAAGATCCATATAGTCATTTAATTGATTTTCTGAAACTAGTTGAAACTGCTAAGTATAATGGAGTATCCCCTGAAGCAATCAAGTTAAggctatttcctttttctttaaaagGAGATGCTAAGACTTGGTTGCGAAGTTTACCTCAAGACAAGACATATCTAATTTCTTGCAGACTGGCACGGAGTCAGTTTATCAAGCTTAGGAAAGGTTAAAGGCAATGTTAATAAAATGTCCTCACCACGACATTTCTGAACATTGGCAGTTGTATATTTTTTATCACGGGCTAAAACCCTCTTCCAAAAATGTGATAGATGCAGCTGCAGGAGGTTCTGTAATGGGAAAAACCATAGAGGAAGCATTGCAATTATTGAATGAAATTTCTGAGAATGCCATCCAATGGCCATCTGAGCGTGTAATTATCAAGAAGGCTGCTACAGTAAATCAGGCAGATGCTTTAAATACACTAACACAACGGATTGTTTCTTTGACACAAAAGTTTGAATCTTTTCAGGTGAATACACAACAACCAAACCAGTCTGAAatttgtgacatgtgtggagGAAATCATCTAAACCATGAATGCCAAGCAATCCATCAAAATGATGAACAAGTCAATGTTATCGGCTACAAATCTTACCCTTTTGGAAGTCCAATAGCACATAAACATCCAGGATTTCAGTGGAGCAATCCAAATGGTGTCGAGAACTCTCAAAACTTTCAGAAGCAACCTGTACAGGGTCCACCCGGATATCAGAATCAAAACCAAGGGCAATTAAATTTTAAACCTTATCAACAAGCAGCCCCATATCAACAAAGGCCTCAACAAGCTCATCCAGGTCTTGATGACCTTATGTACAAGTACATTAAAACCACTGATGAAAAGATGGAGAGTCAGAATTCTGCCCTTAAAAATTTAGAAATTCAGTTGAGCCAACTGGCAACTCTTATGTCAAAAAAGATTCAAGGTCCCTTACCAAGTAATAcagaaaaaaaaatccaaaagagCACCTTAAGGTCATCACCTTACGGCCAGGTAAGGAGCTGGATGAACCCTATGCAGACCAATCAGGATAACAAGTAGACAAGGGTAAGAATGTTGAAACACCCTTGGAACCATCAGAAGAGAAAGAAgtcaagaaaaaagaagaaaaaaatattgaaaaattgACTCCTCTCCCTGTGACAATTCCCTTTTCacaaaaaatgaaaagagaaaagcTTGACAGCCAATTTGCAAAATTTCTGAAGATTTTAAAACAAATTCACATCAATATTCCTTTCACTGATGCTTTGTTACAAATGCCTTCATATGCCAAATTTTTAAAGGAAATTTtgtcaagtaaaagaaaattagAAAATGTTTTTGTGGTAATGCTTACAGAAAAATGCAGTgctataattcaaaataagctgcCACAAATACTTGGTGATCCATGCagttttacaattccatgcactttGGGAGgagtatattttgaaaaatcaCTTTGTGATTCTGGAGCTTCAATAAATTTGATGCCATTTTCTATCTTTAAAAAGTTAAATCTTGGTGAAATGAGAGACACAAGTATTTCTCTTCAGTTTGTAGATCAAAGTACTAAGAAACCTAAGGGAATAATTTAAAATGTACTCGTAAGAGTAGATAAGTTTGTTTTCCCTGTAGATTTTATAGCGCTTGAAATGAAAGAATGTCCTGATGAACCAATAATTTTAGGAAGACCATTTCTTGCTACAGGAAGAGCAATTATAGATGTTCATCAAGGACAACTAATTTTGAGAGTTGATGAAGAAATAGTCATCTTTGATATGCAAAAGATACTAAGATATTCAGGAGATGAAACATCATCTTCATGTTTTTCAATTGACATGATTAACTATCTTACAGATGAATTCAAAGATGATCAATTAATTTCAGATTCAATGAAAAGATGCTTGATCAAATCAGGCACCACACAGGACGATGATCCCACCATCAGAAGAGAAGCTGAAATATTGGACAAAGATTCAAAGGAAGAAGAGATGAAATCCGAAGAAGTTCAATAAAACATTGAACTCAAAACTCTCCTTTCTCATTTGAAATATGTTTATCTTAAGCAAGAATTATTTTTAGTAATTATTTCATCTTCTCTTACTGCAGAACAAGAAAATAGTTTGATTAAAGTATTGAAAGCACACAAAGGAGCCTTGGGTGGACTGTAGAAGATATTAAAGGGATTAGTCCAGCTATTTGTACACACAGAATCCTCATGGAGGATATCTACAAGCCAGTAGTCTAGCCACAAAGAAGATTGAATCCAGCAATGCAGGAAGTAGtgaaaaaggagatcataaagttgTTGGCAGCAGTTATTATATACCCCATTTCTGACAGCCCATAGGTAAGTCCCATTCAGGTAGTACCAAAGAAAGGAGGTATGAcagttataaaaaataaaaataatgagcTCATACCTACCAGGACTATTACAGGATGGAGAGTCTGTATTGATTACAGACGTCTCAAGAATGCCACTAGAAAAGATCATTTTCCTTAGCCATTTATTGATCAAATATTGGAAAGAATTGCAGGATATGATTTTTACTATTTTCTTGATGGTTACTCAGGATATAATCAGATACCAATTGCACCAGAAGATCAAGATAAGACAACCTTCACATGTCCTCATGGAGAATATGCCTATAGGAGAATGCCATTTGGTCTATGCAATACCCCTGCTATATTTCAGCGTTGCATGTCGGCAATTTTTGCTGACATGactgaaatattttttgaaatatttatgGATGATTTTACACTCTTTGGCAAAACATATAAGGATTGTCTTAACCACTTGACCTTAGTTCTtaaaagatgtgaagaaacaaacttaGTTCTTAATTGGAAAAAATGTCATTTTATGGTTACAAAAGGAATTGTTTCATTTTATGGTTACAGAAGGAATTGTTTTAGGACATAAAATCACTGCTAAAGGGATAGAAGTTGATAAGGCTAAAATTAATTATATAGCAGGATTAGCCCCTCCCACAACTGTGAAAGGCATTAgaagctttctaggtcatgcaggtttttatagaCGATTCATAAAAGATTTCTCAAAGATTTCAAAACCGCTAATTAACCTCTTGATGAAAGACATTAAGTTTGATTTTTCAGGTGACTGAGTGAAAGAGTTTGAAACCCTTACGGAAAAGTTATCAACTGCACCTGTAGTTGTGTCCTCTAATTGGAACCAACCCTTTGaggtcatgtgtgatgctagtgaaaCAACAGTTGGAGCTATTTTAGGCCAAAGAAAGGATAAGGTTTTCTATCCCATTTACTATGCTAGTAGGATATTGAGTGAGGCTCAAGTGAATTATGCCACGACAGAAAAAGAGTTACTAGCAATAGTGTTTGCTTTTGATAAGTTTCGCTCCTATTTGATAGGAACCAAGGTTACTATTTTTACTGATCATGCAGCTTTAAAATACCTCTTAGCTAAGAAAGATGCTAGACCTAGGTTATTAAGATGGATTTTACTTCTACAAGAATTTGACCTTGAGATAAAGGAAAAAAAGGGACAGAGAACCAAGTAGCTGACCATTTGTCTAGATTAGAAAACCCTCCCCTTGAGTTTAATGAGATAAAAGAAGAATTTTCTGATGAACATATTTTTTCAGTCGACACAATTGTGACACAACCACCCTGGTTTGTAGATATCGCGAACTACTTGGTTGGAAAGTGGATACCGCAAGATTTCTCTTACCAGCAAAGAAAAAAGCTTATATCTGATGCAAAGTATTATCTGTGGGATAAATCTTACTTATTTAAAAATTGTGCAGATAATATCATTAGAAGGTGTGTACCTGAAGAAGAGATGAATAAAATTCTACATCACTATCATGATGGAGCAATTGGAGGACATTATGCAGCAAATCGAACGACTTTTACAGTTTTAGAAGCCGGATTCTTCTAGCCCACACTCTTTAAAGATGCCTGAGCATATGTAGCACAATGTGACAGGTGTCAGAGAACAGGTAATATCACCAAGAAAGATGAGATGCCATTGCAATCAGTACAGGTACATGAAATATTTGATGTTTGGGGAATAGATTTTATGGGTCCTTTTCCTTCTTCTCACTCTTTTGAATATATCCTTGTGGCTGTGGATTACGTGTCAAGAAGGGTTGAAGCCATCCCCACAAGAAAGAATGATGCTCGTACAGTGTGCAATTttcttagaaaaaatatttttaccagATTTGGCACACCGTGAGTCATCATTAGTGACCAAGGAACTCATTTCATCAATAGGCAATTTTCTGCTTTACTGTCAAAATATAATGTGACTcacaaaataggaacaccatatcATGCTCAAACTCAAGGGCAAGTTGAGGTTTCCAACCGCGAGTTAAAAATAATTCTTGAAAAAACGGTTGGAATCTCAAGAAAAGACTAGGCTTTAAAATTAGATAATGCATTATGGGCGTACCGAACGGCTTTTAAAATGCCAATTGGAACATCTTCAGATAGATTAGTCTTTGAAAAAGCTTG of Nicotiana tomentosiformis chromosome 7, ASM39032v3, whole genome shotgun sequence contains these proteins:
- the LOC138895248 gene encoding uncharacterized protein yields the protein MLIKCPHHDISEHWQLYIFYHGLKPSSKNVIDAAAGGSVMGKTIEEALQLLNEISENAIQWPSERVIIKKAATVNQADALNTLTQRIVSLTQKFESFQVNTQQPNQSEICDMCGGNHLNHECQAIHQNDEQVNVIGYKSYPFGSPIAHKHPGFQWSNPNGVENSQNFQKQPVQGPPGYQNQNQGQLNFKPYQQAAPYQQRPQQAHPGLDDLMYKYIKTTDEKMESQNSALKNLEIQLSQLATLMSKKIQGPLPSNTEKKIQKSTLRSSPYGQVRSWMNPMQTNQDNK